Proteins from a single region of Hordeum vulgare subsp. vulgare chromosome 6H, MorexV3_pseudomolecules_assembly, whole genome shotgun sequence:
- the LOC123404822 gene encoding probable CoA ligase CCL12: MEGTSSKAIVILATGDCLGVALGEPKAIPWTQFSPIRCGADNWAHFDVRPKDIGLWPKNLGWVIGPIQLLSCFLNDKGPSLTKLIR; encoded by the exons ATGGAAGGGACTTCATCTAAAGCTATTGTAATTCTTGCAACTGGAGACTGTCTTGGAGTTGCACTAG GAGAGCCAAAAGCTATACCATGGACACAATTTTCTCCCATAAGATGTGGAGCTGATAACTGGGCGCATTTCGATGTTCGCCCAAAGGACATTGGCCTGTGGCCTAAAAATCTGGGTTGGGTTATTGGACCTATACAATTATTGTCATGCTTTTTAAATG ATAAAGGGCCTTCTTTAACTAAATTGATTAGATAG
- the LOC123404821 gene encoding uncharacterized protein LOC123404821: protein MLERAPVPAPARLVQHAPSAPAVLTEVSLHAGRRISARWPPPPHLCTLASHVSFQSREGIQGPGAQEQRARHARRHLPLQGHQAELPWCGEELM, encoded by the exons ATGCTGGAGCGCGCCCCGGTGCCGGCGCCGGCTCGGCTGGTGCAGCACGCGCCGAGCGCTCCCGCGGTGCTGACGGAGGTGTCTCTGCACGCTGGCCGCCGCATCTCAGCCcgctggccgccgccgccgcatctCTGCACGCTGGCCAGCCATGTCTCCTTCCAATCCCGGGAAGGAATTCAGGGACCTGGTGCTCAGGAGCAGCGAGCTCGCCACgctcgccgccatcttccacttCAG GGGCACCAAGCCGAGCTACCTTGGTGTGGAGAAGAGCTCATGTAA